The genomic DNA CACCATGACCTTCGGCGAACAGAACACCAGAGCCGACGGCTTTGCCCAGATGGACCGCGCGCTTGAAGCGGGGGTCAATTTCTTTGATACGGCCGAGCTGTATGCGATTCCGCCAAAGGCCGCCACGGCCGGGCGCACCGAGCAGATCATCGGCGACTGGTTTGAGGCGAGCGGCAACCGCGATCAAGTCATTCTGGCAACCAAGGTGGTCGGCCGCAGCGACCGCATGGACTGGTTTCGCGATGACGGCGCGCTGCCGAAGCTGGACCGCAAGAACATCTTTGAAGCCGTCGACAAAAGCCTGACGCGACTGAAAACCGATTATATCGATCTGTATCAGATTCACTGGCCCGACCGGAACATGCCCGGCTTCGGCGCCAGCCCGATGCGCTTCAAACAGCCTGAACGGCTTGAGGATGAAATCACGATCGAGGAAACCCTGGAGGCCATGACGGAGCTCGTCACTGCCGGCAAAATTCGCGCCATCGGCCTTTCCAATGAAAGCAGCTGGGGCACCATGTCCTGGCTGGAAGCCCACCGGACAAAGGGTCTGGCGCGGGTCCAGTCGATCCAGAATACTTATAATCTGGTCAACCGCACATTCGAGGTCAATCTTGCTGAAGTAGCCTTGCGTGAAGATGTCGGCCTGCTGGCCTATTCCACCTTGGCCCAGGGCTTTCTCACCGGCAAATATCTCAACGGCGCAAGGCCAAAAGGCGCCCGGCGCACACTGTTCAACCGCATGGCCCGTTATGAGGGCCCGGGCGCGGAGGCGGCCTACACCGCCTATGTCGCGCTCGCCGCAAAGTTTGACATTGACCCGGCGCAAATGGCCATCGCCTTTGCCACCGCCCGCCCCTTCACCACCGCCACCATCATCGGCGCAACCTCACTGGCGCAACTGGATGTGGCTTTGGGCGCGGCAGATCTGGATTTGAGCGACGAGTTGGAAGACCGCATCAACGAATTGCACAAGATCCACGGCAATCCGTGTCCTTGAGGGGTTTTGGGTCGAAGGTAAGTGGAATGGTGCAACAACGATCGTTTTCGCTGCACTGCAAAACCGATCTGGTAACCTTGCTTGAAACTGTCCGGTTTTAAAGCCCTGCGCGCAAGATCTGCAGGCGGACTTTCCGGTACCGCCTCTTCACCGCAGGCCCGTCCGAGGCTTCAACGAGAAATATGATTAAAATTTAAATTCACTATTGAATAAAAATTGGAATATCGAATTTTCTTAAACTAAAAAATATTGTGAGACGCTCTTTGCAACATCAGCAGATTTACCTGGGCTGACAGAAGGGTGGTACGAATTGAAAAGTTTTTCCTTTTTTGGTTTTTTTGGGCGCGAACCTGCGGGCGCGCAGGGTCTGAAAACCCCTCGCTATTCGGGCAATCGCTGGAGGGGACGCAGCCAGCTCCATAAATTCTGGTCCGCGATTGCGTACCCTTTCCACAGATCGATTCACATAAGATTTCAATACGCCTTCGCTCTTGCCATTCTTGGCCTTGCAATCATGGCCCTGATAACTGTGATTTCAGGCCGCGCGCTCCTGAATATATATGAGCACAGTGTAGAGGAAACGCATCTCGATATTTCCGTGATCAGTCGCATCCAGGAGTCACTGCGGGAGATTGATCATCTGGCATATGGTTACTTGTTCGAAGGCGATCAGTCCGCGCAATTCCGTTTCAAAGCGATCGAGGAGCAGGTGGATATGCAGTTCCACCAACTGGCCGAAGCCGAGAGGCAATTCGGATCGAATGAACACGCCCATTCCAAAATCTCGCTCCCCGTAACCAACCGGGCGTGGCAAGGTGTGAAAGCTGAAATGCTCAACGTATTCCAGAACACGCCGGGCACAAACGAGGCGAACACCAAAGCTCTGGCGCGCGTGCACGCGGTGGTCGATCCGCTCTATGAGACGATATCCAGGTACCAGAAACTTTCAATGCAGGATATGCAGACGCGTCTGGAATCTGCCCAATTCGTCGGAGGAAGGGCCTTTTATGCGATGTTGAGTGCCATTCTCATCGGTCTGGGCCTTTTGATTGGTATGGGGCTCGCAGTCGGCCGTTCGGTACTCCGGCCCATCACAAAACTTCATGAGGCCGCACACAAGCTCGTCAAGAAGGACTTCTCCCACAGGGTTAAACTTCGCAACACCAGGGACGAACTGGGACAACTCGGCAGGGTGTTAAACATCGCGTCTGCCACATTCCAGCGGTTGCATCGGGAACTTGAACTGCGCGCGACCCATGATGGCATGACAGGCTTGTTCAATCGTGCCAGTTTCGACGAGCAGCTGCCGCAGGAATGCGAGATTGCGGATCGCCACAAACGGTCGCTGGCGCTCCTGATGGTTGATATCGATTTCTTCAAACGCGTTAACGATGAGCACGGCCATCAAACCGGCGACCGGGTATTGCAGGCCATTGCCCGGTTATTAAGCGAAACAACTCGGCCGGGGGACGTGGTGACCCGATATGGCGGCGAGGAATTTGCGATCATTCTTCCACAAAGCGGCGAGGACAGCGCCATGGCGATGGCGGAGCGGCTGCGCAGCGCTATCGAAAATGCTGTTATCAATTACGGAACCGGTGAGGATATCAAAGTTACCGTCAGCATTGGCTGTGCCAGCCGACAGTCTCACACGGTGACCGCTGAAGATCTTGTCAAGGCCGGCGATGCGGCGCTCTATCGCGCCAAAGAGGCTGGCCGGAACCGGGTTATATCGGCCGGAAACTTAGCGCCGGAAAATGACGGAATTGCGCAGATTATTGCGGCGTGAGCATGATGATCTGATCGACGGCTGATCCTCGCCAAGTTGCGTGTTTGTTCAGCGCAATTGGCTGTCTTTGCTGCCACGCCGGTTGAAGGTGCTGTGTTCGATTTTTGAATCCCGTCTCGATTGGCACTGGACGCAGGTTTTGACGCCAGGGACGGCTTGTCTGCGCGGTTCAGGAATGGGTTCACCGCATTCCTCGCAAAACTCTGCGCTTGGACCGGCATTCATGCGTGACCGCGCATTTTGAACAGCATCGGATACAGTGTCATCTATCTGATCCTGAATTGCGCCATCTTTCGTCCAACCGCCAGCCATATCAATTCCCTGGTTAGATTTATCCTATTGAAGAAAATAGTATGAACGCCGACCGTTTCAATAACACCAGTCACTTCCGGGCAATTTCAATACTTCCGGGCAATTTCAATTTGTTGGCGGCCACATTCCAGATATCCGATTGTGCGACTTTGTGAATGTAGCGCTAAAATTCAAACGCGACAGTTCAAAGCCGTTGTAAAACTTTTAGTTCTTGCACATCAACTGAAGTTCTGGGTCAAAAGCGAACGGTGGACTTGTTGAATCAATGGCGGCTGCTATGAGCCTATCAAATAAGTTGTTATTTGAGCCGTATTTGCGACAGTGCCAATCCCTTGTGTAGCTCGCTATCGATCAATGCTTTTTTGGTTTTCAATTGAAAAGAACTAAAATGAACACAGACGCAAATTCACAAGATAACATAGCACAAGGTGCATTGCTGGTTTTGGCAGCGGCTCTCGTTTGGGGCATGGGCGGGTTGCTCGCGCGCCTCGCTGATATTGCAGATCCTTGGGTCGTCATTTTTTGGCGTACGGGCATTGCTTCTGTTTGTTTGCTTGCCTTTATGTTTTGGCGTGATGGAATGCGCGGAACATACAAATTATTTCTTGATATGGGTTGGCCAGGGTTTGCAGTAGGCGTTGCCTTTGCCACCGCATCAACAAGTTTTATCATCGCGCTTCAATTTACCAGCGTAGCCAATATTTTGCTGATGCAAGCTGGTGTGCCTTTAATTGCAGCGCTTTTATCAAGGGTGTTTTTTAGCGAACCGTTGCGCAAATCGACCTGGATTGCGATCGGCGCTGTGATTGCTGGCATTCTTGTGATGGTTTCAGACTCGCTTAAGGGTAATATTTCGCCAATTGGCGACGGGCTTGCATTTTTAATTGCCTTTGCCTTTGCCGGTGCTACCGTCATTACACGCAGATACTCCAATATTAGAATGACCCCTGCAGCCTGCACTGGCACGATGATCGGTTGGCTCATTTCAGTGTTTATGTGCTTATCGACCACCGCCTGGATGATTGTATCCACGTTTCAATTGTCAGTGATGTTTGTTTTTGGCACTTCGCTGGCCTTGGGTCTTGTTTGCTTCACAATCGGTGCTCGCAGCATACCATCAGCATTTGCGGCACTCTTGGGAACAGCGGAGACAATCACTGGCCCCTTATGGGTTTGGCTGTTTCTGGATGAAACGCCGAGCGCTCGAACCATTGCAGGTGGAACGATTATTTTGGTTGCTCTAATTGGATATTTGAATTGGCAGTTTTTTGCTAATTACAAAATAAAAAAACTTCCACCAAATATGAATTAAACTACAAGAAACGCTTTAAAATAGTTTTCTTCAATTTAAGATCCAAATCTTAAATACATTATTGCGCATGCGATTTTTTGAACAAAGACGCGCAGATGACAATTTATTACCAAAATTGCCAATTTTTCTAATGAATTGGCTTGAATTATTCAATCCTAATGCCGTTTTTAAATCAGGTGCAGCCAATGACTTGTCGCAAAAACCATCCTTTTTGCAACGTTCTGATATTTGATGGATGCAGGAGTAGCGTTGCATCCACCGCAAAAAGTGATGCACCCTAAACGTTATTTTAATCTATTACGGCTATCACCGAGGGCGCAAGGAGTGCGCCCATGAAACCGATTATTCTTGGCAGTGTTTTAATTATGCTAATGTCTGCGGCAAAAGCCGCATTCCCCTCATATTTGTTTTTCCTACCAATTGGAGGAAGCGTAATTACAGAAACTGGTATCATACTAAGTATCGCAGTGGCGATTGCCACATTGATTGACACGTTTTGAGAGGTGGCCTGGCAAATCTGAACAATTGAGTTAGGTGGATTTTCTGCTCCCAATCCGGCAGCATTGTCGGGACGAAGGAGCGAAGATGACGAGACGACCCAGACGGAACCACAGCGCTGCATTTAAGTCGAAAGTCGCATTGGCGGCCTTGAAGGGTGACAGAACGATGAGCGAGTTGGCCTCGCAGTTCGATCTGCATCCTAATCAGATCAAGCAATGGAAAGATCATCTGCTCGACGGCGTGATGGAGGTTTTCGACGATAGATCGAACGCGCACAAAGCGCCTGAGATCGATGTCAAATCCCTGCATGCGAAGATTGGCCAGTTGACGCTTGAAAATGATTTTTTAGAAGGAGCGCTCGACAAGGCCGGTCTTCTGCCGAGCGCAAAGAAATGACAGATCGTAATCACAAGCTGAGCCTGACGCGGCAAGCCGATCTGCTGGGGATCAGCCGTGGCAGCCTTTATTACGAGCCGCGCCCGGCCAGTGGATCGCAACTCAGTCTGATGCGCCGAATTGATGAACTGCACATGGCATATCCGTTTGCGGGCAGCCGGATGCTGAAAGGGCTGTTGCGGCAAGAGGGCTTCACCGCTGGGCGGCTGCATGTCGCAACCTGCATGAAAACCATGGGTATTGAGGCGCTCTACCGCAGGCCAAACACCTCAAAGCCTGCGCCTGGCCACAAGATCTACCCCTACCTGCTGCGCAAGCTGGCGGTGACGCGCCCCAATCAGGTTTGGGCGACGGACATTACCTACATTCCCATGGCACGCGGCTTCGTCTATCTTGTCGCTGTTTTGGACTGGTTCAGCCGCAAGGTGCTGGCTTGGCGACTTTCGGTCACGCTGGAAACCGCGCCTTGCATTGAGGCACTCAACGAAGCCATCCACAAGTTTGGCAAGCCGGAGATCATGAACAGCGACCAGGGCAGTCAGTTTACGTCCATCGACTTCATCAAGGCGCTGAAGGACGTGGACATAAAGATCAGCATGGACGGTAAGGGTGCATGGCGTGACAACGTCTTCGTCGAGCGGCTGTGGCGCAGCATCAAATACGAAGAGGTCTATCTGCGCGCCTATGACAGCGTGTCGATCGCCCGCGAAAGCCTCGCCAGATATCTGGCTTTCTACAACACAAGGAGACCGCATTCATCGCTGGAAGGACTAACCCCCGATCAGACATATAATATCAAGCCAAGGCCGACCATGGTCGCGGCATAAACGGGCGGAAAATCCACTTAAGAAACGGCTCGAAACTGTTCAAACAAACCGAACCACCTCATTGGAATAGAAAATGACCAAAAAACGCGTAACGGTAACAATCGATCCAGACATAGATAAATGGTTACGGCCAGAGGCAAGCTCTACAGGCAAATCCCTCTCGAACTTGATACGAATTTGTCTACGAGAGTATCATGAGCTGCGCCCAGAGCGTTTTTCCACCACGAACAAAGCTCGCAGTGAAGCGGAAGACACTTTTAAAATACCACCCGAAAGCCTCGCAAAACGCCCTGACTAAC from Pararhizobium sp. IMCC3301 includes the following:
- a CDS encoding aldo/keto reductase, which gives rise to MDMRRLGRTDINVSALCLGTMTFGEQNTRADGFAQMDRALEAGVNFFDTAELYAIPPKAATAGRTEQIIGDWFEASGNRDQVILATKVVGRSDRMDWFRDDGALPKLDRKNIFEAVDKSLTRLKTDYIDLYQIHWPDRNMPGFGASPMRFKQPERLEDEITIEETLEAMTELVTAGKIRAIGLSNESSWGTMSWLEAHRTKGLARVQSIQNTYNLVNRTFEVNLAEVALREDVGLLAYSTLAQGFLTGKYLNGARPKGARRTLFNRMARYEGPGAEAAYTAYVALAAKFDIDPAQMAIAFATARPFTTATIIGATSLAQLDVALGAADLDLSDELEDRINELHKIHGNPCP
- a CDS encoding GGDEF domain-containing protein; protein product: MALITVISGRALLNIYEHSVEETHLDISVISRIQESLREIDHLAYGYLFEGDQSAQFRFKAIEEQVDMQFHQLAEAERQFGSNEHAHSKISLPVTNRAWQGVKAEMLNVFQNTPGTNEANTKALARVHAVVDPLYETISRYQKLSMQDMQTRLESAQFVGGRAFYAMLSAILIGLGLLIGMGLAVGRSVLRPITKLHEAAHKLVKKDFSHRVKLRNTRDELGQLGRVLNIASATFQRLHRELELRATHDGMTGLFNRASFDEQLPQECEIADRHKRSLALLMVDIDFFKRVNDEHGHQTGDRVLQAIARLLSETTRPGDVVTRYGGEEFAIILPQSGEDSAMAMAERLRSAIENAVINYGTGEDIKVTVSIGCASRQSHTVTAEDLVKAGDAALYRAKEAGRNRVISAGNLAPENDGIAQIIAA
- a CDS encoding DksA/TraR family C4-type zinc finger protein, coding for MAGGWTKDGAIQDQIDDTVSDAVQNARSRMNAGPSAEFCEECGEPIPEPRRQAVPGVKTCVQCQSRRDSKIEHSTFNRRGSKDSQLR
- a CDS encoding DMT family transporter; amino-acid sequence: MNTDANSQDNIAQGALLVLAAALVWGMGGLLARLADIADPWVVIFWRTGIASVCLLAFMFWRDGMRGTYKLFLDMGWPGFAVGVAFATASTSFIIALQFTSVANILLMQAGVPLIAALLSRVFFSEPLRKSTWIAIGAVIAGILVMVSDSLKGNISPIGDGLAFLIAFAFAGATVITRRYSNIRMTPAACTGTMIGWLISVFMCLSTTAWMIVSTFQLSVMFVFGTSLALGLVCFTIGARSIPSAFAALLGTAETITGPLWVWLFLDETPSARTIAGGTIILVALIGYLNWQFFANYKIKKLPPNMN
- a CDS encoding IS3 family transposase (programmed frameshift) gives rise to the protein MTRRPRRNHSAAFKSKVALAALKGDRTMSELASQFDLHPNQIKQWKDHLLDGVMEVFDDRSNAHKAPEIDVKSLHAKIGQLTLENGFFRRSARQGRSSAERKEMTDRNHKLSLTRQADLLGISRGSLYYEPRPASGSQLSLMRRIDELHMAYPFAGSRMLKGLLRQEGFTAGRLHVATCMKTMGIEALYRRPNTSKPAPGHKIYPYLLRKLAVTRPNQVWATDITYIPMARGFVYLVAVLDWFSRKVLAWRLSVTLETAPCIEALNEAIHKFGKPEIMNSDQGSQFTSIDFIKALKDVDIKISMDGKGAWRDNVFVERLWRSIKYEEVYLRAYDSVSIARESLARYLAFYNTRRPHSSLEGLTPDQTYNIKPRPTMVAA
- a CDS encoding ribbon-helix-helix protein, CopG family; protein product: MTKKRVTVTIDPDIDKWLRPEASSTGKSLSNLIRICLREYHELRPERFSTTNKARSEAEDTFKIPPESLAKRPD